In Brachypodium distachyon strain Bd21 chromosome 2, Brachypodium_distachyon_v3.0, whole genome shotgun sequence, one genomic interval encodes:
- the LOC100844659 gene encoding vacuolar protein sorting-associated protein 32 homolog 2, giving the protein MFNRLFGKPKEQANAGALATLDKLNETLDMLEKKEKVLEKKAAAELERAKDFSKAKNKRAAIQALKRKKLYEQQIEQLGNFQLRIHDQMIMLEAAKATTETVDALRTGAKAMKAMQKATNIDDVDKTMDEINEQTENMKQIQDALSAPLGASADFDEDELEAELEELEGAELESQLLEPVAAPPIHPVQIPANRPRPHLAPQKASAEEDELAALQAEMAM; this is encoded by the exons ATGTTCAACAGGCTATTCGGGAAGCCCAAGGAGCAAGCCAACGCCGGCGCGTTGGCCACTTTAGATAAGTTAAACGAG ACTCTTGATATGctggagaagaaagagaaagtgTTGGAGAAAAAAGCAGCTGCTGAGCTTGAGAGGGCCAAGGATTTCTCAAAAGCAAAGAATAAAAGAG CGGCTATCCAAGctttgaaaaggaaaaaactttATGAGCAACAAATTGAGCAGCTTGGGAATTTTCAGTTGAGAATCCATGATCAG ATGATCATGTTAGAAGCTGCTAAAGCTACGACTGAGACTGTTGATGCATTGAGGACTGGCGCCAAAGCTATGAAAGCAATGCAAAAAGCAAC AAATATCGATGATGTTGATAAGACTATGGATGAAATTAATGAACAGACTGAGAACATGAAACAAATACAAGATGCTTTGTCAGCTCCTCTTGGAGCATCTGCTGATTTTGACGAG GATGAACTAGAAGCGGAGCTGGAAGAATTGGAGGGAGCAGAGTTGGAATCTCAACTACTGGAGCCAGTTGCAGCTCCACCTATTCATCCGGTACAGATTCCAGCCAACAGGCCACGACCTCACCTTGCTCCACAGAAAGCGTCAGCTGAGGAGGATGAGCTTGCTGCTCTGCAAGCTGAAATGGCAATGTGA